Genomic DNA from Acidobacteriota bacterium:
GAGGTCTGCATCGAGTTCAACGACCTCGACCCGATCGAGGAACCGATCCCCTGCCGCCCGGTCGCCCACTATTCCATGGGGGGGATCGAGACCGACATCAAGGGAGCCACCCGGGTCAAGGGGATCTGGGCCGCGGGCGAAGCCGCCTGCGTCAGCCTGCACGGCGCCAACCGCCTGGGCTCCAACTCCACGGCCGAATGCCTGGTCTGGGGCAGGATCGCTGGCGCGGAAACCGGCCGCTACTGCGCGGAAGTGAGCGCGGCGGCCCCCGTTCCCGAAGCCAGGGTGCAGGCCGAATACAAGCGCATCTACGAGGAACTGATGTCGCAAAGCGGCAAGGAGAACCTGTACGAAATCCGCCGGGAGCTGCGCACCTGCATGGACGCCCACGCCGGGGTCTTCCGCACCGAGGCCCTGATGAGCAAGGGGCTGGAAAAGATCCGGTCGCTGCGCGGCCGGTACCGGAACATCAGCATCCAGGACAAGAACTCCGTCTACAACACCAACCTGTACCACGCGCTGGAGCTCGCCAACCTGCTCGATCTGGCCGAGGTGACGCTGCTGGGGGCCCTCACGCGCACGGAATCGCGCGGCGCCCACGCCCGCCGCGACTTCCCGCAGCGCGACGACGCCAACTGGCTCAAGCACACGCTGGCGTTTCATACCGACCAGGGCCCGAGGCTCGATTACAAGCCGGTGACGATCAACACCTGGAAGCCCGTCGAACGGAAATATTAATATTTCAAGGACAGAGGAGCACCTATGCAACACCGATACAAGAACAACCTTGGATTATGGGGCTGGCTCGGCGGAGGCCGTTACGGCGCCGACCGTTACGCCTACGCGCTTCACCGCCTGACCGGCCTGGGCATCCTGGCCTATTTCCTGATGCACATCTTCGTCACCGGCACCCGCGTCGACGGCCCCGAGGCCTGGGAAAGCGCCATGCGCTTCTTCGAGAACCCGCTCTTCAGGCTCGGCGAGTTCCTGGTCTTCCTGGCCTTTCTCTACCACGCGGTCAACGGCATCCGGCTGGTGCTGGTCGAACTCGGCCTGCTGGTCGGAAAGCCGGGGCTCCCGTCGTACCCTTACAGCCACTCGGTCATCCGGCAGAGGCCCGTCCTGGTCGTCGCCATGGTGATCACCGCGGTCCTGGTCCTGTTCGCCGGCGCGGATTTCTTATTCTTGACGAAATAGGAGGGAACCATGCGTGAATCCAGACTATGGTTCTGGCACATTCTGACTGCCGTGGTGATACTGTTCCTGCTCGGCCTGCACATGGGCATCATGCACATGGGCACCCTCATGGAGGCTCTCGGGCTCGGCTCCACGCACCCCACCGCCTCGGCCGAGGTCTTCGAGCGCAGCCGGCAGTTCTTCTTCATGATCACCTACATCGCCCTGCTGGGAACCGCGCTCTTTCACGGTCTGTACGGTTTCCGCAGCATTCTGTGTGAACTTTCCCTCTCGAAGACGCTCCAGAAAGCGATCGGGAGGCTCTGCACCGCCGCCGGTTTTGCCCTGTTCCTGTACGGAACCTATGTCGCCGTGCGGGTGTTTCAGATGAAGGGAGTCTAACCATGAGCACATCCACTGAATCGGGCAAAATCAAGACCATCATCTTCGAAGTGCTGCGCTACGACCCTGAAAAGGGGGGAACCCCCCATCTTCAGGAATTCACCGTCCCGCTCCACAAGGGGATGACGGTGCTGGACGGGCTGCACTGGATCAAGGAGCACGAGGACCCCACGCTCACCTGGCGCTCCTCGTGCCGCATGGGGATCTGCGGTTCCTGCGGCATGTTCATCAACGGGCTGCCGCGCCTGGCCTGCACCAACCAGATCACGCACCTGCACTCGGACCGGGTCGTCATCAAGCCGCTCCCCAATTTCGACATCATCCGCGACCTGGTCCCCGACCTGGAGAGCCTGTTCGACCGGCACCGGTCGGTCAAGCCCTACCTCATCCGCCGGGACCGGATCGAGCAGAACAGCCCGACCCGGGAGTACTTCCAGTCCTCGGAGGAGCTGGTGAACTACATCCAGTTCGCCTACTGCATCAAGTGCGGCCTCTGCCTGTCCGCCTGCCCCACGGTGGCGACCTCGGAAGACTACACCGGGCCCCAGGCCCTGACCCAGGGATGGCGCTACCTCGCCGACACCCGGGACGAGGGGACCGAGGAGCATTCCGAGGAGGTCTATTCCAAGCACGGCGTCTACCGCTGCCACTTCGCCGGCGCCTGTTCCCAGGTCTGCCCCAAGGGGGTCGACCCGGCGATGGCCATCCAGCTCGCCAAGCAGGCGGCCTTCCTGAAATCGATGGGGTTGTGCAAGGACAAGCCGGGCGCGCCGGTGACGGCGCCGGTCGAAAACTGGGTCTCCGAAAAGGAGATCCCCAAGCCCCCCGAGCCCACCGTGGCCCGGGAATCGTAGCGGCCGCGCGGGCCCCCCGGGGCCCGCGTTCCCTTTTCGCACGCGGCCGACCCGCCGGTCGGCCGTTTTTCTTTGGGAGGCGACGGGTGACCAGACAGGTGGAGATCTTTACCGACGGGGCCTGCCGCCGCAATCCCGGCCCGGGGGGCTACGGCGTGGTGCTCCTCTACGAGTCCCGCCGCCGGGAGCTTTCGGGCGGCTTCCGGCTGACGACCAACAACCGGATGGAAATCCTGGCCGCCATCGCGGGCCTGGAGGCCCTGAAGGAACCGTGCCGCGTCCGCCTCTACAGCGACAGCCAGTACCTCGTCAACGCGATCGAGAAGGGGTGGGCCGCCCGCTGGCGCGCCGCCGGCTGGAAGCGCAACAGCCGGGAGAAGGCGGTCAACCCCGACCTCTGGGAGCGCCTGCTGGAGCTCTGCCGCGTCCACCGGGTCGAGTTCCTCTGGGTGCGCGGGCACGCGGGCCATCCCGAGAACGAGCGCTGCGACCGGCTGGCGACCGCCGCGGCCGACGCGCCCGACCTCGGCGTGGACGAGGGGTACGAGCGCTCCCCGTCCTAGGGAGGTCCCGGACCATGGAGACGACCTATCGCTGGATCCTCGATTCCGGGGGGGCCGGGCGCGGCGCCTGGCAGGGGGGGGTCCTCTACGAGTTCATGCGCTGGTGCCGCCTCCACGGCCGCTACCCCCGCGCCGCCATGGGAGCCTCCGTCGGCGGCTACGCCGCGGCCGACGTGGCCACCGGGACCGAGGAGACGGTGATGAAGGGGTGGCGTCACTGGGGCACCCCGGCGCGGCGCGGGCCGAAGTACGGCCGCTTCCGCGCCCTCCTGGCCGCGTCGACGCGGTACGTGATGGCCGAGCGGGAGCTCGAGGGAGTCTTCGACGCCGACCCCCCGCTCCGGCTCCTGATCTTCACCACCAGGGTCCGCCGCCTCGACGGCCGCCCCTTCGGGCGCGCCGACCGGCTCCGCTTCTTCCTGAAGGCCGCCATGCGCAAGCTTCCCGCGGGGTGGAAGTACCTCCCCTCCGGGTACGCGGAAGACCCCGTCATCTTCGCCCACCCCCTCCCCCCGGAGCTCCGGTCGGAAGGGGTCCGCCCTCTCGCGCGGGGGAACTACCACCGCGTCATCGAGGCCTCCTGCCTGATCCCGGTGGCCATGGGCCTCCCGCTCGCGCCCGGGGACCTCGGCCAGGGGGACTGCCCGGGGGACCGCGGCGCCGTCTTCATCGACGGCGGGTACACGCTCAAGATGCCGCTCGCCCGCTTCGAATCGGACCCGGCCCTGGCCCCCCTCGCCCGCTGGGCGGCGGCCGACCGGACCCTCGTCTTCTGCTGCGACCCGGGGGGGGCGCTGTGGGAGACCAGCTCCCGGCTGCGCCGGCTGGACGGGGAGCCCGCCGTGCGCCGCGCGGTGCGGGAAAACCGCCTGCTCGTCATCCGCCCGGACCACAGGGTCGAGGCGGGCTTCCTCTGCATGGACAACGAGACGGCGTTCCGCACCTTCGAGCGGGGGCGCGAGCAGGCCCGGCGCCTGCTCCGGTCCGCGGAGGTCCTCCGCTTCCTGGAGGGGTGAGCTCCCCTACCTGGGCCGGTTGAACCGCGCCATCAGGTCCCCGACCGAGGCGTTCCGGCGCCCGCCGGCCGCGGCCCGCTTCTCCCCGGCCCCCTTCCCCTCCCGCCGCCCTCCCGCCCGTCCGGGCGACTTCATCGAGAGCGCGATCCGCTTGAGCGCCTCGTTCACCTCGAGCACCCGCACCTTGACGATCTGCCCCACCTTCACCACCTTCTTCGGGTCGTCCACGAACCGGTCGGCGAGCTGCGACACGTGCACCAGCCCGTCCTGGTGCACCCCGATGTCGACGAAGGCCCCGAAATTGGCCACGTTGGTGACCACCCCCTCGAGCTCCATCCCCGGGACGAGGTCCTTGAGCTCCCGGACCCCCTCGTCGAAACGCGCGTAGCGGAATTCCGCCCGCGGGTCGCGTCCCGGTTTTTCCAGCTCCGCGACGATGTCCCGCAGCGTCGGCTCCCCGATCTCCGCGGTGACGTACTTCCCGAGGTCGAGGCGGGCGAGCCCGGCGGGGTCTTCCGTGACCTTTTCCAGGGGGACGCCGAGGTCCGCGGCGATCCGCTCTACGATGACGTAGCTCTCCGGGTGCACCGCGGTGCCGTCGAGCGGGTTGGCGCCGTCGCGGATCCGGAGGAACCCGGCCGCCTGCTCGAAGGTCTTGGGGCCGAACTGCGGCACCTCGAGCAGCTCCTGCCGGCTGCGGTAGGGCCCGCGGGCGTTCCGGCAGGCGACGATGTTGCGCGCCACGGCCCCCGATATCCCGGCGACGTAGCCGAGGAGTTCCCGGGAGGCCAGGTTCAGGTCGACGCCGACGTAGTTGACGCAGCTCTCCACCGTGTCGTTGAGCTTTTCCCGGAGCAGGCGCTGGTCCACGTCGTGTTGGTACTGCCCGACGCCGATCGATTTGGGGTCGATCTTCACCAGCTCCGCCAGCGGGTCCTGGAGCCGGCGCGCGATGCTGACGGCCCCCCGGACGGTCAGGTCGAGATCGGGAAACTCCTCGATCGCCGCCTCGCTCGCGGAGTAGACGCTCGCGCCCGCCTCGCTCACCATGACCTTGAGCGGCTTTTTTTCGAGCCCCCCGAGGACCTCCCCGACGAAGCCCTCCGTCTCGCGCCCGGCGGTCCCGTTGCCGATGGCGACGAGCTCGATGGCGTGGGTGCGGATCAGCCCGGCGAGGACGCGGGCCGCCTCCGCCCGTTCCCGGTCCGATTTGTGGGGCTGGATCGTGACATGTTCGAGGAGCTTGCCGGTGCCGTCCACGGCCGCGACCTTGCACCCGGTCCGGAACCCGGGGTCGATCCCGAGGGTCGGCTTCATCCCCGCCGGGCTCGCCAGGAGGAGTTCGCGCAGGTTGGTCTCGAAGGTCCGGATCGACTCCCGGTCCGCGGCCACCTTCTTCTCGTAGCGCACCTCCCCGACGAGGGTGGCGCGCATCAGCCGCTCGAAGGCGTCCGCCAGCATCGCGCGCAGGAACTCCCGCACCCCCGGCGCCGCCGTCCGGATCTCCCTCTCCTCGAGGTACGCGGCGACGGCCGCCGCGTCGAACTCGATGGTGAAGGAGAGCACCCCCTCGGCCTCCCCGCGCCGCAGCGCGAGCATGTTGTGCGGGGCGATCTCCCCGACGCGCGCCCGGTAGTCGCGGTACATCTCGAACTTGGTGGTGCCCGCGGGGCGGTCCTCGCCGATCTTCGAGACGAACTCCCCTTTCGAGACGAGGAAGTCGCGCAGGTGCCGGCGCAGCTCGGCCTTCTCGGAGACCTCCTCGGCCAGGATGTCGGACGCCCCCCGGAGCGCGTCCGCCGCGGAGGCGACCCCCGTCTCCCCGTTCACGTAGCCGGCCGCCTCCGTTTCGAGGTCGGCGTCCGGGGCGCCCGCAGCGTTGAGCTCCCGGATCCGGGCGGCCAGCGGCTCGAGCCCCTTCTCCCTGGCGATGGTGGCCCGCGTCCGCCTTTTGGGCTTGTAGGGGAGGTAGAGGTCCTCGAGCTCCGTTTTCTGCATGCAGGCTTCGATTTTGGCCTTCAGCCCTTCGGTGAGCTTCCCCTGCTCCTCGATCGACTTGAGGATCGTTCCCCTGCGCTCCCCGAGCTCGGTGAGGTAGGTGTGCCGCTCCAGGAGCGCGCGCAGCTGCACCTCGTTCATTTCCCCGGTGCGTTCCTTGCGGTACCGGGCGATGAAGGGGACGGTCCCCCCCTCGGCGAAGAGCGCGAGCGCGCTTTGCACCTGGCCGATTCCCAGCGAGAGTTCCCCTGCTACGATCTGTTCGATATTCATGATTTCCGTGGATTCACCGTTTTGAATGGATGGACATGGCAGACCCCTGAAGATTACCCTCCGGGGGCCTCCGCGCCAAGGCACACGGGCAAGAAATCATTCCCCCCGGGCCCCTTTCTGTGGTTCAATGCCGCCGTCATGATCCGATCGCCCAACCTCGAGCGCCTGCTGCGGGACGTGTCCCGCTCCTTTTACCTGACGCTCGCCATCCTCCCGCGCGCCATCAAACCCCAGCTGCGGCTGGCCTACCTGCTGGCGCGGGCGACCGATACGGTCGCCGACACCGAGGGGGTCCCCGCCGGCCGCCGCCGCGAGATCCTCGCCGCCATGGGCGCCGCCATCCGTGACTGCGGCGCGGGACGCCGGGCGGCGGCCCCCGATCTCGCGGAGCTCCTCGCCCGCCCGGGCCCGACGGAGGGGGAGCGGCGGCTGCTGCGCCATTTCGGGGAGGTGCTCGGGAGGCTGCGGGATTTCGACGCCGAGGACCGGGCCGAGATCGCCGGGGTGCTCGAAACAATCACGGCCGGCCAGGACGCGGACCTGCTGCGCTTCGGCGGTTGCGGACCGGACCGGATCGGGGCGCTCGATTCGGACGAGGAGCTGCAGCTGTACACCTACCGGGTCGCCGGCTGCGTGGGGGAGTTCTGGACCAGCCTCTGCCTCCGCCGTCTCTTCCCCGGCGCGGTCGCGGACCGCGAGCGGTTGCTCGAGGACGCCGTCCGCTTCGGCAGGGGGCTGCAGCTGGTCAACATCCTGCGCGACCTGCCGAAGGACCTGGCCGCGGGGCGCTGCTACATCCCCTCCCGGCGCATGGCGAAATACGGGCTGCGGCCCGCGGATATCCTCGACGCGCGCTACTGGCGCCTCTTCCGCCCCCTTTACGCCCGCTACCTCGGGGAGGCGGAGGAGCACCTCGCCGCCGGCTGGCGCTACACCACCGCGCTCCCCTTCCGGAGCGTCCGGGTCCGGCTGGCCTCGGCCTGGCCGCTCCTGATCGGAGTCCGGACCCTCGGCCTCCTCCGCTCGGCCGAGGTGACGGGCGGAGCCGCCCGGGTGAAGGTCGGCCGCGGCGCCGTCCGGGGCCTCCTCCTCCGCTCCCTCCTCCTCTACCCTTTCCGCGCGAAATGGGACCGCCTTTTCGACGAGGCCCGCGCCCTCACTTCCGCCCCTCCGCCAGGAGGGTCTGAAAATGGGGCGCCTCCTCCTCCCGCGCGACCACGCTGATGTCGATGTCGCGGAACCCGGCCCCCTCCAGCCACTGCTCGAGGTCGCTCTCGGCGAAACCGAGCCAGGCGTCGCCGTAGGACTCGCGCGCCTGTTCGAAGCCGTGGCGCAGCAGGTCGAGGATGAGGATCCGCCCGGGCCGGCGCAGCAGCCGGTAGGCGGCGGCCACCGCCGCGGCGGGGTCCGCCGCGTGATGGAGCGCCTGGCTCAGGATCACGAGATCCACGCTCCCCGGCGCGATCGGCGGGTCCTGGAGGTCGCCGAGCCGGAACTCCAGGTTCAGGATCCCGTTCTTCCTTGCCTTGGCGGCGCCGAACTTCACGATCTTCTCGGAGTTGTCGACGGCGATCACCCTCCGGCACCGCCGCGCGAGCAGTTCGGCCAGCAGCCCCTCCCCCGAACCGAGATCGGCCACCTCGAGCGGGGGGAGGATGCGCAGCAGCAGGTGCCCGAACCCCTGCCAGGAGCGCCCCGGGCCGTAGACCCGGTCGAAGCGCCCCGCCACCTGGTTGAAGTAGACCTCCGCCCGCTCCCGCCGCCGCCTCAGGACCCGCCTGAGGTTGACCCGGTCGGCCGCGCGCTCCTCGAGCTCCGCGGCCCCGGCCACGGCCGCGCGCACGATGTCGGCCGTGGGGGGCTCCAGTTCCCCGGCCACCCGGTAGAACGCCCGCTTCCCCTCGCGGCGGCAGCGGACCAGGCCCGATTCCTGCAGCAGCCCGAGATGGGTCGAAATCCTCGACTGGCCCAGCCGGGTGATTTCCTGCAGTTCCTGCACCGACAGTTCCTCCCCCTCGAGGAGGGCCACCATCCTCAGGCGCGTGGGATCCGCGAGCGCGCGCAACGATTTCAGGACCGGCACCATGTTCCGTTCTCCTCCCGGGCAAATAGCTGTTGACAGCGGTTGCCCGATCTTTATATCATCTTATCCTGATTTGTCGATATATAATTTTTGGAAAGGACCTCTCAGCTATGTCAAGTACGACGAAGGCCCCGGCACCGGGGAAAACGGGCGACTTCGCGGTCGCGGACCTCACCCTGGCCGACTGGGGCCGCAGGGAGATCGGGGTGGCCGAGCGGGAGATGCCGGGACTCGTGGCCGTGCGGGCGAAATACGGCCCGGGCCGGCCGCTCGCCGGCGCCCGGATCACCGGCTCGCTGCACATGACCATCGAAACCGCCGTCCTGATCGAAACCCTGGCCGCGCTCGGCGCGAGCGTGCGCTGGGCCAGCTGCAACATCTTCAGCACCCAGGACCAGGCGGCGGCCGCCATCGCCGCCACGGGAGTCCCGGTGTTCGCCTTCAAGGGGGAGAGCCTGGAGGAATACTGGGACTTCACCCTGCGCGCGCTCACCCACCCCGGGGGGGAGGGCCCCCACCTGGTGGTCGACGACGGCGGCGACGCCACGCTCCTGCTGCACAAGGGGTACGAGATGGAGCAGGGGAGCGGCTGGGTGGACAGCAGGAGCGAGAGCCGTGAGGAGGAGGCGATCAAGGCCCTGCTCAAGCGCTGCGCCGCCGAGCGCCCGGGCTGGTTCACCCGCGCGGCCGCCGGCTGGAAGGGAGTGAGCGAGGAGACCACCACCGGGGTCCACCGCCTCTACCAGATGCTGGAGGCGGGCCGGCTGCTCGTCCCCGCCGTCAACGTGAACGACAGCGTCACCAAGTCGAAATTCGACAACCTCTACGGCTGCCGTGAATCGCTGGCCGACGGCCTCAAGCGCGCCCTCGGGGTGATGATCGCCGGCAAGACCGCCGTCGTCTGCGGCTACGGCGACGTGGGGAAGGGGAGCGCGCATTCCCTGCGCGGCTTCGGCGCCCGCGTCATCGTCACCGAAATCGATCCCATCAACGCGCTGCAGGCGGCCATGGAGGGGTTCGAGGTCACCCGCATCGAGGAAACCTTCGCCGAGGGGGACATCTACGTCACCTGCACCGGGAACTGCGACGTCATCACCGTCGACCACATGCTCGCGATGAAGGACCAGGCGATCGTGTGCAACATCGGCCACTTCGACAACGAGATCCAGGTGGAGCGCCTCAACCGGGCGCCCGGCGTCGCCAAGGTCCCCATCAAGCCGCAGGTGGACCGCTACGACCTCCCCTCCGGCAGCAGCATCTACCTCCTGGCCGAGGGCCGGCTGGTCAACCTCGGGTGCGCCGAGGGGCATCCCAGCTTCGTCATGTCCAATTCCTTCACCAACCAGGTCCTGGCCCAGCTCGACCTCTGGGAGCACCGGGAGGAGTACAGGCCCGGCGTCTACCGGCTTCCGAAAAAGCTCGACGAGGAGGTCGCCCGCCTGCACCTGGAAAAGATCGGGGTGAAGCTCACCCGTCTCTCCCCGAAGCAGGCGGCCTACATCGGGGTTCCGGTCGAGGGACCCTACAAGCCGGAGCACTACCGGTACTAGGGGCGGGTCGGACATGGCGGCCGCGCGAGTGCTTCTCCTGCTGATTTTCGGGCTGGCCTCCGTGGCCTGCCCGCACAGGGCCCGGCCCGTCGGGGCCGGCGCCCTGGCCGTCCGGGCCGAACCGATCTCCTGTTTCGACGAGGGCGACCCCTCCCGCTCCCGCTTCGGCGCCCTTTCCTTCATCGGCGGCCTGGAGCTCTCCTCCGACGACGGCGCCTTCGGGGGCCTGTCCGCCCTGCGCCTCGAGCCGGGCGGGGAGCGCTTCGTCGCCCTCTCCGACCGCGCCTACTGGCTGCGGGGGCGCATCGTCGCCCGCGACGGCGTCCCCCTCGGGATCGCCGGGGCCGAAATGGGCCCCGTCCTCGCCCCCGACGGCCGCCCCGCCGAGCGCTGGGACACGGAATCGCTCGCCCTCGACGGCGGCGACGCCTGGGTGGGGATCGAACGCCTCGACGCCGTCGCCCGTTTCGCTTTCGGCCGCTCCGGCCTCCTCGCCCCCGCCCGCCTGATCGATCTCCCTCCCGGGGCCGCGGCGCTCCCCCCCAACCAGGGGCTGGAGGCGCTGGTGTTCGTGCCCCGGGAGCTCCCCCTGGGCGGCTCCCTGATCGGGATCTCCGAACGCGCCCTCGACGGGGAGGGGAATATCGCCGCCTTCATCATCGGGGGGCCGCGGCCGGGAATGTTCCATGTCCGGCGCTCGGACGGCTTCGACGTGAGCGACGCCGCGCTCCTCCCCGGCGGCGACCTCCTCCTGCTCGAGCGGCGCTTCACCCTGACCGGAGGGTTCGCGGCCCGCATCCGCCGCCTCCCCGAAGCGCTGCTCCGGCCCGGGCCGCCGGCGGACGGGCCCGTCCTCTTCCTCGCCGACCGCCGCCACCGGATCGACAACCTGGAAGCGCTCGACGTGCACCGCTGCGCCTCGGGCAGGCTCCTGCTCACCCTGCTGTCGGACGACAACTACGCCCCCATCCAGAAAACCCTTCTTCTCCGCTTTGAGCTGGCGGAGACGCCCTGAGGCCTCCCGGGACGCAAAAAAAAAGGGACGGCGCGCCCCGCCCTGACGGGCGGAGGACCGTCCCCCCGGCGCGTGCGGCCCGGCGGCCGCCGCGAGCCGGTTACTTCTTCCGGATCCTCACGTCCACCACCTTCACCCCCTCCCCCTCGGGGTAGACCATGACGGGGTTCAGGTCCATCTCCTCGATTTCGGGGAGGTCGACCGCCAGCTGCGACACCGCCAGCAGCAACCGCTGGACCGCGCCCAGGTCCGCGGCCGGCACCCCCCGGGAGCCGGTCAACAGCGGCAGGGAGCGGATTTCGCGCACCATCCGGGCCGCCCCGGCCTCCGACAGCGGGGCGAGGCGGAAGGACACGTCCCCGAGCGCCTCCACGTGGACCCCGCCCAGGCCGAACATCAACACCGGTCCGACCCCCTCTTCCCGCTTGAGGCCGACGATGATCTCCGTCCCCCGGGGGCACTGCTCCTGGACGACGAACCCGGCGCCGGGGAAGGCGCCCGACATCCGCTCCCAGGCTTTTTGGAGCCCCCCGTCATCCGCGATACCCAGCTCGACCCCGCCGGCGTCGCTCTTGTGCACGACGTCCGGGCTGTCCACCTTGAGGACCGCGGGGTACAGGGTCCCCTCCGGCGCCCGGCCCCCCGTCATCGGCGCGGTCCGCGCCGCCGGGATCCCGTAGGCGCCGAGCACCCCGTAGGCGTCCGCCTGGGGGATGTAGCCCCCCGGGGCCGCTCCCAGGATCGCCTCGGCCGCGGCCCGGTCCCCCGGCACCGTAGCCGGGGGCTCCTCGAGCCGCTTCTGGACCTCGCGGTAGCGCGCCATCGCCGCCACCACCCGGGCGCCGCTTTCGGGGAATTCGTACACCGGGATCCCCGCCCCCTTGATCTTCTCCACGGTGGAGGCCCAGTTTTCGTTCGTCATCACGACGCACACGATCGGCTTGGTCGCCCGGCCGGCGCACTCGGCGATCGCGTCGGCCACCGCCTCGCAGTCGACGAAGGGGGGAGTCACCATGGTGACGAGGATCGAGTCGACCCCCGGGTCGGCGTCCAGGGCGGTGAGCGTCAGGCGGAAATGCTCGGCGTTGGCCGTGGCGGCGACGTCGACCGGGTTTTCCACGTAGGCCTCGGGGATCAGCCCGGCGCGCAGCGTCGCCTTCGTTTCCTCCGTGAGGGTGGCCAGGGTGAGGCCGCAGCCGACGCACTCGTCGATGGCCATGATGCCGGGGCCGCCGGCGTTGGCGACGATGGCCACGTTCGGCCCCGCGGGCACCGGCTGGTTCGCCAGGGCGTACCCGGCCGAGATCATCTCCTCGGTCGTCTGGAAGCGCAGGACGCCGGCGTGCTCGAAGATCGTGTCGGTCAGCGAGTCCTGCTGCATGAGCGACCCGGTGTGGGAGCTCACCGCCTTGGCCGCCGCCTTGCTGCGCCCGGTCCGGATGGCCAGGAGCGATTTTCCCTTCGCGATGCGGCGGCAGCTCTCGATGAATTCCCGGGTGTCCTTCATGCTCTCGATGTGCATCATGATGGTGCGGGTCCCCGGGTCGGAGCCGAAATACTCGAGCAGCTCGTTGGTGCTCACGTCGGACGCGTTCCCCTGCGACGCGTACATCCGGAAGCCGGAACCCATCCGGCGCAGGTTCAGGTTGAGCAGCTCCGCCACCCCCCCGCTCTGGGCGAGGATGGAGGCGTTGCCCGGCCTCATCGGCGTGAAGGTGAAGTTGGCGTAGACCGAAACCTCGGGGTCCGAATTCATCACCCCCTGGCAGTTGGGGCCGTACACCCGCACCCCGTATCTCTTCGCCGCCTCGAGCAGGGCGTCCTCCAGGCGCGCCCCCTCCCCCCCCATCTCGCGGAAGCCGGCGGTGTGGATGATGACGAACTTCACCCCCTTCTTCCCGCAATCCTCCACCATCTGCGGGACCAGGGTGCTCTTGACGGCGATGGTGACGACATCGACCGGCCCCGGTACGTCCAGGATGCTCGGGTAGGCCTTCAGGCCCAGGATCTCGGCCTCCTTCGGGTGGATGGGGTAGATCGGCCCCTTGAAGTTGTGGGTGATCAGGTTCTTCACCACCCGGTTGCCGATGGAAAAGGTGTTGTTGGACGCTCCCAGCACGGCGACGGCGCGGGGGCGGAACAGGGTATCGAGCATGGCTGCACTCCTTGGTCAGATGATGATTGCCTGACGGCCGGGCAAAGGCTCCGGACCGTTTATTCCGTCTCGGCCGCCAGGAGGGCGGCCCCGAAGGCTCCCGCGAGCTGGGCGTCCGGCAGGATATGCACGGGGCGGCGGACCATCCGCCCGAGCATTTCCGCCAGCATCGGGCTGTGGGCCACGACCCCTCCCGTGAGCACCACCTCCCCCGCGAGCGGGTCCATTTCCACGATGCGCTTGACCACCGACTCGATCAGCCCGGCCACGATTTCCGGCACTTTTTCCCCCGCCCTCATGTGGGCGAGGATCTCGGTCTTGGTGAACACGGTGCAGTAGCTCCCCATG
This window encodes:
- a CDS encoding metalloregulator ArsR/SmtB family transcription factor yields the protein MVPVLKSLRALADPTRLRMVALLEGEELSVQELQEITRLGQSRISTHLGLLQESGLVRCRREGKRAFYRVAGELEPPTADIVRAAVAGAAELEERAADRVNLRRVLRRRRERAEVYFNQVAGRFDRVYGPGRSWQGFGHLLLRILPPLEVADLGSGEGLLAELLARRCRRVIAVDNSEKIVKFGAAKARKNGILNLEFRLGDLQDPPIAPGSVDLVILSQALHHAADPAAAVAAAYRLLRRPGRILILDLLRHGFEQARESYGDAWLGFAESDLEQWLEGAGFRDIDISVVAREEEAPHFQTLLAEGRK
- a CDS encoding adenosylhomocysteinase, encoding MSSTTKAPAPGKTGDFAVADLTLADWGRREIGVAEREMPGLVAVRAKYGPGRPLAGARITGSLHMTIETAVLIETLAALGASVRWASCNIFSTQDQAAAAIAATGVPVFAFKGESLEEYWDFTLRALTHPGGEGPHLVVDDGGDATLLLHKGYEMEQGSGWVDSRSESREEEAIKALLKRCAAERPGWFTRAAAGWKGVSEETTTGVHRLYQMLEAGRLLVPAVNVNDSVTKSKFDNLYGCRESLADGLKRALGVMIAGKTAVVCGYGDVGKGSAHSLRGFGARVIVTEIDPINALQAAMEGFEVTRIEETFAEGDIYVTCTGNCDVITVDHMLAMKDQAIVCNIGHFDNEIQVERLNRAPGVAKVPIKPQVDRYDLPSGSSIYLLAEGRLVNLGCAEGHPSFVMSNSFTNQVLAQLDLWEHREEYRPGVYRLPKKLDEEVARLHLEKIGVKLTRLSPKQAAYIGVPVEGPYKPEHYRY
- a CDS encoding twin-arginine translocation pathway signal; translation: MAAARVLLLLIFGLASVACPHRARPVGAGALAVRAEPISCFDEGDPSRSRFGALSFIGGLELSSDDGAFGGLSALRLEPGGERFVALSDRAYWLRGRIVARDGVPLGIAGAEMGPVLAPDGRPAERWDTESLALDGGDAWVGIERLDAVARFAFGRSGLLAPARLIDLPPGAAALPPNQGLEALVFVPRELPLGGSLIGISERALDGEGNIAAFIIGGPRPGMFHVRRSDGFDVSDAALLPGGDLLLLERRFTLTGGFAARIRRLPEALLRPGPPADGPVLFLADRRHRIDNLEALDVHRCASGRLLLTLLSDDNYAPIQKTLLLRFELAETP
- a CDS encoding acetate--CoA ligase family protein; the protein is MLDTLFRPRAVAVLGASNNTFSIGNRVVKNLITHNFKGPIYPIHPKEAEILGLKAYPSILDVPGPVDVVTIAVKSTLVPQMVEDCGKKGVKFVIIHTAGFREMGGEGARLEDALLEAAKRYGVRVYGPNCQGVMNSDPEVSVYANFTFTPMRPGNASILAQSGGVAELLNLNLRRMGSGFRMYASQGNASDVSTNELLEYFGSDPGTRTIMMHIESMKDTREFIESCRRIAKGKSLLAIRTGRSKAAAKAVSSHTGSLMQQDSLTDTIFEHAGVLRFQTTEEMISAGYALANQPVPAGPNVAIVANAGGPGIMAIDECVGCGLTLATLTEETKATLRAGLIPEAYVENPVDVAATANAEHFRLTLTALDADPGVDSILVTMVTPPFVDCEAVADAIAECAGRATKPIVCVVMTNENWASTVEKIKGAGIPVYEFPESGARVVAAMARYREVQKRLEEPPATVPGDRAAAEAILGAAPGGYIPQADAYGVLGAYGIPAARTAPMTGGRAPEGTLYPAVLKVDSPDVVHKSDAGGVELGIADDGGLQKAWERMSGAFPGAGFVVQEQCPRGTEIIVGLKREEGVGPVLMFGLGGVHVEALGDVSFRLAPLSEAGAARMVREIRSLPLLTGSRGVPAADLGAVQRLLLAVSQLAVDLPEIEEMDLNPVMVYPEGEGVKVVDVRIRKK